A stretch of the Lactuca sativa cultivar Salinas chromosome 9, Lsat_Salinas_v11, whole genome shotgun sequence genome encodes the following:
- the LOC111895502 gene encoding histone H2B translates to MAPKAEKKPAEKKPAEEKKAVAEKAPAEKKPKAGKKLPKEAGAAAGDKKKKRSKKSVETYKIYIFKVLKQVHPDIGISSKAMGIMNSFINDIFEKLAQESSRLARYNKKPTITSREIQTAVRLVLPGELAKHAVSEGTKAVTKFTSS, encoded by the coding sequence ATGGCTCCCAAGGCAGAAAAGAAGCCCGCCGAGAAGAAACCAGCGGAAGAAAAGAAAGCCGTGGCCGAGAAAGCGCCAGCGGAGAAGAAGCCAAAGGCCGGGAAGAAATTGCCTAAGGAAGCAGGCGCTGCCGCCGGAGACAAGAAAAAGAAGAGATCCAAGAAGAGCGTCGAGACCTACAAGATTTACATCTTCAAGGTGTTGAAACAGGTGCATCCTGATATCGGAATCTCAAGCAAAGCCATGGGAATCATGAACAGTTTCATCAACGATATATTTGAGAAGCTCGCCCAGGAGAGTTCGAGGCTTGCGAGGTACAACAAGAAGCCGACGATCACGTCAAGGGAAATTCAAACCGCCGTGAGGCTTGTACTTCCCGGTGAATTGGCCAAGCACGCCGTGTCGGAAGGCACAAAAGCGGTGACAAAATTCACCAGCTCTTGA
- the LOC111895503 gene encoding glycine-rich RNA-binding protein 2, mitochondrial isoform X2 — protein sequence MNTELLEIQPQEIKFIYSDGCYVVTPLANCLSEGPFLQFCHKSICMHTGLSYDTHEPVLKDAFEQHGELIEVKVICDHKSGKSKGYGFVHFVSEESATKALAEMHGQLLDGRNIRINYANKK from the exons ATGAACACGGAGCTGTTGGAGATTCAACCTCAAGAAATTAAGTTCATAT ATTCAGATGGATGTTATGTCGTCACTCCTCTAGCAAACTGTTTGTCGGAG ggaccatttttgcaattttgtcataaaaGTATATGTATGCACACAGGGCTTTCGTATGATACACATGAACCAGTGTTAAAAGATGCATTTGAGCAGCATGGAGAATTAATTGAAG TTAAGGTTATATGCGATCACAAGAGTGGGAAATCAAAAGGATATGGATTTGTGCATTTTGTTTCTGAGGAGTCTGCCACCAAAGCCTTAGCAGAAATGCATGGTcag CTACTGGATGGTAGAAATATTCGGATCAATTATGCAAACAAGAAATAA
- the LOC111895503 gene encoding glycine-rich RNA-binding protein 4, mitochondrial isoform X1: MNTELLEIQPQEIKFISKQICGQMGFIGFLHLQYSDSDGCYVVTPLANCLSEGPFLQFCHKSICMHTGLSYDTHEPVLKDAFEQHGELIEVKVICDHKSGKSKGYGFVHFVSEESATKALAEMHGQLLDGRNIRINYANKK; the protein is encoded by the exons ATGAACACGGAGCTGTTGGAGATTCAACCTCAAGAAATTAAGTTCATAT CAAAACAAATATGTGGGCAAATGGGGTTTATCGGTTTTCTTCATCTCCAATATTCAGATTCAGATGGATGTTATGTCGTCACTCCTCTAGCAAACTGTTTGTCGGAG ggaccatttttgcaattttgtcataaaaGTATATGTATGCACACAGGGCTTTCGTATGATACACATGAACCAGTGTTAAAAGATGCATTTGAGCAGCATGGAGAATTAATTGAAG TTAAGGTTATATGCGATCACAAGAGTGGGAAATCAAAAGGATATGGATTTGTGCATTTTGTTTCTGAGGAGTCTGCCACCAAAGCCTTAGCAGAAATGCATGGTcag CTACTGGATGGTAGAAATATTCGGATCAATTATGCAAACAAGAAATAA
- the LOC111895503 gene encoding glycine-rich RNA-binding protein 4, mitochondrial isoform X3, whose amino-acid sequence MWANGVYRFSSSPIFRFRWMLCRHSSSKLFVGGLSYDTHEPVLKDAFEQHGELIEVKVICDHKSGKSKGYGFVHFVSEESATKALAEMHGQLLDGRNIRINYANKK is encoded by the exons ATGTGGGCAAATGGGGTTTATCGGTTTTCTTCATCTCCAATATTCAGATTCAGATGGATGTTATGTCGTCACTCCTCTAGCAAACTGTTTGTCGGAG GGCTTTCGTATGATACACATGAACCAGTGTTAAAAGATGCATTTGAGCAGCATGGAGAATTAATTGAAG TTAAGGTTATATGCGATCACAAGAGTGGGAAATCAAAAGGATATGGATTTGTGCATTTTGTTTCTGAGGAGTCTGCCACCAAAGCCTTAGCAGAAATGCATGGTcag CTACTGGATGGTAGAAATATTCGGATCAATTATGCAAACAAGAAATAA
- the LOC111895503 gene encoding glycine-rich RNA-binding protein 4, mitochondrial isoform X4, whose amino-acid sequence MLCRHSSSKLFVGGLSYDTHEPVLKDAFEQHGELIEVKVICDHKSGKSKGYGFVHFVSEESATKALAEMHGQLLDGRNIRINYANKK is encoded by the exons ATGTTATGTCGTCACTCCTCTAGCAAACTGTTTGTCGGAG GGCTTTCGTATGATACACATGAACCAGTGTTAAAAGATGCATTTGAGCAGCATGGAGAATTAATTGAAG TTAAGGTTATATGCGATCACAAGAGTGGGAAATCAAAAGGATATGGATTTGTGCATTTTGTTTCTGAGGAGTCTGCCACCAAAGCCTTAGCAGAAATGCATGGTcag CTACTGGATGGTAGAAATATTCGGATCAATTATGCAAACAAGAAATAA
- the LOC111895501 gene encoding histone H2B: protein MAPKAEKKPAEKKPAEEKKAVAEKAPAEKKPKAGKKLPKEAGAAAGDKKKKRSKKSVETYKIYIFKVLKQVHPDIGISSKAMGIMNSFINDIFEKLAQESSRLARYNKKPTITSREIQTAVRLVLPGELAKHAVSEGTKAVTKFTSS from the coding sequence ATGGCTCCCAAGGCAGAGAAGAAGCCCGCCGAGAAGAAACCAGCGGAAGAAAAGAAGGCCGTGGCCGAGAAAGCACCAGCGGAGAAGAAGCCAAAGGCCGGGAAGAAATTGCCTAAAGAAGCAGGCGCTGCCGCCGGAGACAAGAAAAAGAAGAGATCCAAGAAGAGCGTCGAGACCTACAAGATTTACATATTCAAGGTGTTGAAACAGGTGCATCCTGATATCGGAATCTCAAGCAAAGCCATGGGAATCATGAACAGTTTCATCAACGATATATTTGAGAAGCTCGCCCAGGAGAGTTCGAGGCTTGCAAGGTACAACAAGAAGCCGACAATCACGTCAAGGGAAATTCAAACCGCCGTGAGGCTTGTACTTCCCGGTGAATTGGCCAAGCACGCCGTGTCGGAAGGCACAAAAGCGGTCACAAAATTCACCAGCTCTTGA
- the LOC111895499 gene encoding 40S ribosomal protein S15a, which produces MVRVSVLNDALKSMYNAEKRGKRQVMIRPSSKVIIKFLMVMQKHGYIGEFEYVDDHRSGKIVVELNGRLNKCGVISPRFDVGVKEIEPWTARLLPSRQFGYIVLTTSAGIMDHEEARRKNVGGKVLGFFY; this is translated from the exons ATGGTGAGAGTTAGCGTGTTGAATGATGCTCTCAAGAGCATGTACAATGCTGAGAAAAGGGGGAAGAGACAGGTCATGATCAGGCCTTCTTCAAAAGTTATCATCAAGTTCCTTATGGTTATGCAAAAGCATG GTTATATCGGTGAGTTTGAGTATGTTGATGACCATAGATCAGGAAAGATTGTGGTTGAACTCAATGGTCGCTTGAACAAATGTGGGGTCATCAGTCCCCGATTTGATGTTGGTGTCAAAGAAATTGAGCCATGGACTGCTAGACTTCTTCCTTCAAGACAG TTTGGGTACATTGTTTTGACTACATCTGCTGGAATTATGGACCATGAAGAAGCAAGGAGGAAGAATGTTGGTGGTAAAGTGCTTGGTTTCTTCTACTAA